CGGGCGCGCTGAGCGTCGAGCTGGTCTCGGCCGAGGGCCCGCGCGAGGTGCCCAGCGGCTCCGGGCTGCTCACGCTGCGGGCCACCGCCCGGCTCGACCCCCAGCGAGCGGACCTGGTCCTGGTGCCGGGAGCGGTGGGACCGCTCGGCGACCCGGACGACCCGGACGCCCCCGGCAGCGAGGACACCATCCCTGCCCTGCTGGCCCGTTCGATCACCACCGGGCTGCCCGCTCTGCTGAAAGAGGCCCTCGACCGGCCGGACTCGATCGTGGCCACCGTGTGCGGGGGTTCCATGGTGCTCGCCATGGCCGGGCTGATCGAAGGCCGCCACGCCACCACCAACCACCTTGGCCTGGACCTGCTGGACGCCACCGGCGTGGTCGCGATCGACGCCCGCGTCGTCGACGACGGCGACCTGGTGAGCGGCGCGGGCGTCACCTCCGGGCTGGACCTCGGCCTCTACCTGCTGGAGCGCGAACTCGGCCCGCGGATCGCGCACGCGGTGGAGCAGCTGTTCGCCCACGAGCGCCGGGGCACCGTGTGGCGGGCCGCCGGCCCGGTCCCCGCCGCCTTCTGACGTCCCGCCCCCTGTCTCCGCCCAGAAACCCCATAAGCCCGAAACCCCATAAGGAAGA
The Streptomyces lunaelactis genome window above contains:
- a CDS encoding DJ-1/PfpI family protein, which encodes MLCQIVLFDGFDPLDVIAPYEVLFAGSMAAPGALSVELVSAEGPREVPSGSGLLTLRATARLDPQRADLVLVPGAVGPLGDPDDPDAPGSEDTIPALLARSITTGLPALLKEALDRPDSIVATVCGGSMVLAMAGLIEGRHATTNHLGLDLLDATGVVAIDARVVDDGDLVSGAGVTSGLDLGLYLLERELGPRIAHAVEQLFAHERRGTVWRAAGPVPAAF